In one Paenibacillus sp. JQZ6Y-1 genomic region, the following are encoded:
- the coaE gene encoding dephospho-CoA kinase (Dephospho-CoA kinase (CoaE) performs the final step in coenzyme A biosynthesis.): MNIGLTGGIATGKSSVASWLVQQGAALVDADQIAREVMMPGHPVLQQVSERFGAEMLLADGTLDRKRLGAHIFAHPEERKALEGITHPAIRELIYSRVAQLEAENPQRLVIADIPLLYESKGAYTFEEIMVVYVPREVQLQRLMQRDSLDQEQAALRLAAQMDIEQKRQLADIVIDNSGTWEQTQAQLQQFWNGKGL; the protein is encoded by the coding sequence ATGAATATAGGATTAACCGGAGGAATCGCCACGGGCAAAAGCTCAGTGGCGTCATGGCTTGTACAGCAGGGAGCGGCGCTGGTTGATGCGGACCAGATTGCCCGCGAAGTGATGATGCCCGGACATCCGGTGCTACAGCAGGTCAGTGAACGTTTTGGCGCAGAGATGTTACTGGCTGATGGTACGCTGGATCGCAAGCGTCTGGGAGCACATATTTTTGCACATCCTGAGGAACGGAAGGCACTGGAAGGCATTACCCATCCGGCGATTCGTGAGCTGATCTACAGTCGGGTAGCTCAGCTGGAAGCTGAGAATCCGCAGCGTCTGGTGATTGCGGACATCCCACTGCTGTATGAATCCAAGGGAGCATATACATTTGAGGAAATTATGGTCGTCTATGTACCGCGAGAGGTGCAATTGCAGCGTCTGATGCAGCGGGATTCGCTGGATCAGGAGCAAGCGGCACTGCGACTGGCAGCACAAATGGATATTGAACAGAAAAGGCAGCTCGCCGACATCGTTATCGACAATAGCGGTACATGGGAGCAGACACAGGCACAGTTGCAGCAGTTCTGGAATGGCAAGGGATTATGA
- a CDS encoding lytic transglycosylase domain-containing protein, producing MSKLKSTLIRKRVLLPLFIIVLLLVLFNARWMGLVYPIQYKDEIRAHAEAYQVDPFLIASIIRVETNYQPSMESKKGALGLMQLMPDTAKWAMEKAHLSDVTLDSVKHDIDPNIELGTWYINNLMQQFGGNKVAVIAAYNAGPGNVKNWIKSGKWDGTLEDAKDIPYGETRHYVQRVLYYYKQYTKLYDQF from the coding sequence ATGAGCAAGCTCAAATCCACGCTGATCCGCAAGCGTGTACTGTTGCCCTTGTTCATCATCGTATTATTGCTTGTTCTGTTCAATGCACGCTGGATGGGACTTGTGTATCCGATCCAGTATAAAGATGAGATTCGCGCACATGCCGAGGCATATCAGGTTGATCCGTTTCTGATCGCCTCGATCATTCGAGTCGAGACCAATTACCAACCCAGCATGGAATCGAAAAAGGGCGCACTCGGTCTCATGCAGCTGATGCCTGATACTGCCAAATGGGCAATGGAAAAGGCACATTTGAGTGATGTGACTTTGGATTCGGTCAAGCATGATATTGATCCTAATATTGAGTTAGGCACATGGTATATCAACAATCTGATGCAGCAGTTTGGCGGCAACAAGGTAGCGGTCATCGCTGCCTACAACGCTGGTCCCGGCAACGTCAAAAACTGGATCAAATCCGGTAAATGGGACGGTACGCTCGAAGATGCCAAAGATATTCCTTATGGCGAAACGAGACATTATGTTCAACGTGTATTATATTATTATAAGCAATATACAAAGCTGTATGATCAGTTCTAA
- the nrdR gene encoding transcriptional regulator NrdR has product MKCPYCGHNGTKVLDSRPANDNKSIRRRRECESCSRRFTTFEMVEVTPLIVIKKDGSREEFSRDKLLRGLIRACEKRPVSVDQLDAIVSEVEKSLYATALAEVESRAVGELVMEQLYPVDEVAYVRFASVYRQFKDINMFMKELQGLLSDEPKTDKKPIRKHESNASVSDTSRDLDDPDRD; this is encoded by the coding sequence GTGAAATGCCCCTACTGTGGTCACAATGGCACCAAGGTGCTGGATTCTCGACCGGCGAATGATAATAAGTCCATCCGCCGCAGACGGGAATGCGAAAGCTGTAGCCGTCGGTTTACCACGTTTGAGATGGTGGAAGTAACCCCTCTCATCGTGATCAAAAAAGACGGCAGCCGCGAAGAGTTCAGTCGTGACAAGCTGCTGCGCGGTCTGATTCGCGCCTGCGAAAAGCGTCCGGTATCGGTCGACCAGTTGGATGCGATTGTATCCGAGGTGGAAAAGAGCCTGTACGCTACTGCGCTTGCCGAGGTGGAAAGCCGTGCTGTCGGCGAACTGGTGATGGAGCAGCTGTATCCGGTCGACGAGGTCGCATACGTACGCTTTGCCTCTGTATACCGCCAGTTCAAAGACATCAACATGTTTATGAAGGAACTGCAAGGTCTGTTAAGTGATGAACCGAAGACGGACAAGAAACCGATCCGCAAGCACGAATCGAATGCGTCTGTATCTGACACTAGTCGAGATCTGGATGATCCCGACCGCGATTGA
- a CDS encoding serine hydrolase domain-containing protein has product MKRSTSRIISSILLSGVLLTTVTPANAATSTNGTTTAKQTAVSTSNSTNKAAKPSAALHARAQKLANSMLEQYGMSGMQYAIMDHGQIVLSGSAGMNDRKSKQNITSTDMFGIGSTSKMYVTAATMLLADEGKIDIDQPLTTYLPNFSMADERYRTITPRMLMDHSSGFYGSHYGNSIMFNDNSTFNHDTLLEHMKTEKLKANPGAFSVYSNDSFQMLELLVEQVGGMPYTTFIREKFTTPLNLKSTLTPLDEFDRKRLVKAYSSPDSKTPLPVENTNILGTGGLYASAEDMVRFAEVLTGQRTDILSKEATDEMAKPQYRNGIWVAEQSNIFNYGLGWDAMDLSPFDRYGLKAMTKGGDTIVYHSSLITIPGERMSMAVTSAGGSSVFDQAFATTVMLDLLKEKGTISKILPDQSIAKPAKAIAMPAKLKQYAGLYAVTGETFDVAFRNNKLRVPMQMSGLVPEQDYIYAGNGKFRSEDGSATVSFEKQTNGLTYMKMDGYLNLPGLSQSHMVMYIGQKLPVQKLDKSVQHAWSKRNGKTYYNVDEQIQSVFYSAPSILTKTIKLDDSKSYAMATKIVDSNHSVNTLQIPVMNGRDTFDLEFYTKQNKEYVKSTSQSYISEDNIATLPASASSVVTLPADHVATWFNIGKTVGGKKLKVDLPSKGGFVVYTADGQLYYSSINSGNKQVTLPKGGKIVFGASANASFTLKISK; this is encoded by the coding sequence ATGAAACGTTCCACTTCACGCATCATAAGCTCCATCCTACTCAGTGGTGTATTGCTGACCACCGTTACGCCTGCGAATGCAGCCACGTCCACCAATGGGACTACCACTGCAAAGCAGACAGCCGTGTCCACTTCCAACAGCACCAATAAAGCAGCCAAGCCGTCCGCTGCATTACATGCGCGTGCGCAGAAGCTAGCAAATAGCATGCTGGAGCAATATGGTATGAGCGGCATGCAATATGCGATTATGGATCATGGTCAGATTGTATTGTCTGGTAGCGCTGGCATGAATGATCGCAAAAGCAAACAAAATATTACAAGCACAGACATGTTCGGTATTGGCTCCACCAGTAAAATGTATGTCACTGCCGCTACGATGCTACTAGCAGATGAAGGCAAAATCGATATTGATCAGCCACTGACAACGTATCTGCCCAATTTCAGTATGGCAGACGAGCGGTATCGCACTATCACGCCACGTATGCTGATGGATCATTCGTCCGGTTTTTACGGCAGTCATTATGGCAACAGTATTATGTTCAACGACAACAGCACCTTCAATCATGATACGCTGCTAGAGCATATGAAGACTGAAAAGCTCAAAGCCAATCCCGGTGCATTTTCCGTGTATTCCAATGATAGCTTCCAGATGCTAGAGCTGTTAGTGGAGCAGGTCGGTGGCATGCCATACACTACCTTTATTCGAGAAAAATTCACGACACCACTGAATCTGAAATCAACGCTTACGCCACTAGACGAGTTTGATCGGAAACGGTTGGTAAAAGCGTACAGTTCCCCAGATAGCAAGACTCCGCTTCCCGTTGAAAACACTAATATTCTGGGTACTGGCGGCTTGTATGCTAGCGCGGAAGATATGGTTCGTTTTGCTGAGGTATTAACTGGTCAACGTACCGATATTCTGTCGAAAGAAGCTACTGACGAGATGGCAAAACCGCAATATCGCAATGGCATCTGGGTAGCAGAACAATCCAATATTTTCAACTATGGACTGGGCTGGGATGCGATGGATCTGTCGCCGTTTGACCGTTATGGTCTGAAAGCGATGACCAAGGGCGGCGATACGATTGTGTATCATTCTTCCCTCATAACGATTCCGGGCGAGCGTATGAGCATGGCAGTAACTTCCGCTGGCGGTTCGTCCGTCTTCGATCAGGCATTTGCTACAACGGTCATGCTGGATCTGTTAAAGGAAAAAGGCACTATTTCCAAAATTCTGCCCGATCAAAGTATCGCCAAGCCTGCGAAAGCAATAGCGATGCCTGCCAAGTTGAAGCAATATGCTGGTCTGTACGCTGTCACTGGTGAAACATTTGATGTCGCATTCCGCAACAACAAGCTGCGTGTACCTATGCAAATGTCCGGTCTGGTGCCAGAGCAGGATTATATCTACGCTGGCAATGGCAAATTCCGCAGTGAGGACGGTTCCGCCACTGTTAGCTTTGAGAAGCAAACCAACGGTCTAACTTATATGAAAATGGACGGCTATCTCAATCTGCCGGGTCTGAGCCAATCGCATATGGTCATGTATATCGGGCAAAAACTGCCGGTCCAAAAGCTGGACAAATCGGTGCAACACGCTTGGTCCAAACGCAATGGCAAAACGTATTACAATGTCGATGAGCAGATTCAATCGGTCTTTTACAGCGCTCCATCAATATTGACCAAAACGATCAAGCTGGATGATAGCAAAAGCTATGCGATGGCAACCAAAATCGTCGATAGCAATCACAGCGTCAACACGTTGCAAATTCCAGTAATGAATGGTCGCGATACGTTTGATCTGGAATTCTACACCAAGCAAAACAAAGAGTACGTCAAATCGACCTCGCAATCATATATCAGCGAGGATAATATCGCTACACTGCCAGCCAGTGCTTCGTCTGTGGTCACCCTGCCAGCTGATCATGTAGCAACATGGTTCAATATCGGCAAAACTGTAGGCGGCAAAAAGCTGAAGGTCGATCTTCCGAGTAAAGGTGGATTCGTCGTTTACACCGCTGATGGACAGTTGTACTACTCATCTATCAACAGCGGCAACAAACAAGTCACACTGCCAAAAGGCGGTAAAATCGTATTTGGTGCTTCTGCCAATGCTTCGTTTACATTAAAAATCAGCAAATAA
- a CDS encoding ATP-binding protein produces MYIYYLLLILVFGLPTVWLTRFYFDVVIGRDHRRPYQPLYIVGYLVFYFMYYTINLSYISASLLAILMTLCLAASYRAPVGTLLIFAFVFLVLQSLVNALGGQLFFGGFKYSFNTTYELIHSNYANTFRLLAFTFLCMLILVQLIRLLAKRRSYPLPHWYYLLFLILPLLSVWQINMLDTYAVQGAYYIVYVLGLLFLNVFIIYLFDTLMERFHLIGQNRDLQRQMDYQDANYEKTVHAFKDIKRIIHDTNQHMLYIEECVRREEPQAALEHIRITLGKVEETYHRVNTGNLVIDALVSNTLSIAKSNGVRTETQLRLHTPELHIERYDLCIVLGNLLDNAMEASKQVRLAEDRHLSIKIHSSESALYIHIANHTDRQIEDWNSSKQQNGYHGLGLTNISRICDKYGGHMTMELHNGQVDHMVVLPFYDV; encoded by the coding sequence ATGTATATCTATTATTTGCTGCTGATTCTCGTATTTGGATTGCCTACGGTATGGCTGACACGGTTTTATTTTGATGTGGTGATTGGGCGCGATCATCGCCGACCGTATCAACCTCTCTATATCGTGGGCTATTTGGTGTTTTATTTTATGTATTATACGATCAATTTATCGTATATCTCCGCTTCTTTGCTCGCGATTCTGATGACGTTGTGTCTGGCTGCCTCATATCGTGCGCCTGTCGGTACGCTGCTGATCTTTGCCTTTGTATTCCTTGTCTTGCAGTCGCTTGTGAATGCACTGGGCGGGCAATTGTTTTTTGGCGGGTTCAAGTATTCATTTAATACCACCTACGAACTGATTCATAGTAATTATGCCAATACCTTCAGGCTGCTTGCGTTTACCTTTCTGTGTATGTTGATATTGGTGCAACTGATTCGATTACTCGCAAAAAGACGAAGTTATCCGTTGCCGCACTGGTATTATTTATTATTTCTGATCCTACCTCTGCTTTCAGTATGGCAGATCAATATGCTGGATACGTATGCTGTACAGGGCGCATATTATATTGTGTATGTGCTGGGACTGTTGTTTTTGAATGTGTTTATCATCTATTTGTTCGATACGCTGATGGAGCGATTTCATCTTATTGGGCAAAATCGGGATTTGCAGCGGCAGATGGATTATCAGGATGCCAACTATGAGAAAACGGTGCATGCCTTCAAGGATATTAAGCGCATCATTCACGATACGAATCAGCATATGCTCTATATCGAAGAATGCGTACGCCGCGAGGAACCACAGGCAGCGCTGGAGCATATCCGTATTACGCTGGGTAAGGTCGAGGAAACGTACCACCGCGTCAATACAGGCAATCTGGTCATTGATGCGCTAGTTAGCAATACGCTCAGTATTGCCAAATCCAACGGCGTACGTACCGAGACCCAGCTGCGATTGCATACACCAGAGCTGCATATCGAGCGGTATGATCTGTGCATCGTGCTTGGCAATCTACTCGACAATGCGATGGAAGCGAGCAAGCAGGTTCGTCTGGCAGAGGATCGTCATCTATCGATCAAAATTCATTCCAGTGAATCGGCGTTATACATCCATATTGCCAATCATACGGATCGTCAGATTGAAGACTGGAACAGCAGCAAGCAGCAGAACGGATACCACGGTCTGGGACTGACGAATATTTCGCGCATTTGTGATAAATACGGTGGTCATATGACGATGGAATTGCATAATGGGCAGGTGGATCATATGGTCGTGCTCCCATTTTATGATGTGTAG
- a CDS encoding LytR/AlgR family response regulator transcription factor has protein sequence MYRIAICDDSEQQREHVQHMLTTLSVRTDIEFEITVFHSGDALLAHYEQQLPSFHAWILDVEMPGRSGIETARQLRSWNHRDEQIIFLTAYPQYMVDSFDVMTFHYLIKPVQQERFDEVLLSLYRHWQAQEHKWLVVKSGYDEVVIRHEELIAIEAVKSLTLKNRLRFITTTDVHESRGILATYAASLREHHFLQIHRSAIINMRHARKFAGNEVFLSNGLQLPIGRSRVKEVKDACTRFMIMELD, from the coding sequence ATGTACCGAATAGCCATTTGCGATGATTCGGAGCAGCAGCGGGAGCATGTACAGCATATGCTGACTACGCTGTCGGTGCGGACGGATATTGAATTTGAGATTACGGTGTTTCATAGCGGGGATGCTTTGCTGGCGCATTATGAACAGCAGCTCCCCTCCTTTCATGCTTGGATTCTAGATGTGGAGATGCCGGGGCGAAGTGGGATTGAGACCGCGCGGCAGCTACGGTCATGGAATCACCGCGACGAGCAGATTATTTTCCTGACCGCATATCCGCAATATATGGTAGATAGCTTTGATGTGATGACATTTCATTATTTGATCAAGCCGGTACAGCAGGAACGCTTTGATGAGGTGCTGCTGTCGCTGTATCGTCACTGGCAAGCGCAGGAGCACAAATGGCTGGTCGTCAAGTCAGGCTATGATGAAGTAGTCATTCGGCATGAGGAACTGATCGCCATCGAAGCGGTCAAAAGCTTGACGCTCAAAAATCGACTGCGCTTTATTACGACGACCGATGTGCATGAAAGTCGGGGCATTTTGGCGACGTATGCAGCTTCGCTACGGGAGCATCACTTTTTGCAAATTCATCGCTCGGCGATTATTAATATGCGACATGCGCGCAAATTCGCTGGAAATGAAGTATTTCTGTCAAACGGCTTGCAATTGCCGATTGGTCGCTCGCGAGTTAAGGAAGTGAAGGATGCGTGTACCCGTTTTATGATTATGGAACTGGATTGA
- a CDS encoding ABC transporter substrate-binding protein → MKHKALARAGLALLLVLVFLTACGQPKETRADIFNPNGIKVMPVRDSFGQMVNVPISPKRIAVTDQFAMDYLNALDAQVSLAAKPAGGSYTFPAYTEQEQKDSLTVIETADGSLDPSALSGSKPDMIFTDSNDRATYDALTKIAPTVYIDPTLDWRSELYMYSTFLDRDTAARQYMNAYQKDSNAAKSAIAPVIGSSTVAAVQMQDNAMQIYGSTQQGVGSVLYQDLALKAPIGIDTSAASTPVTIAQLQQMNPDYLFISSGVKDDTAEAWSKRMASTTDGAAWSGLKAVQDKHVYIVDASFFNDTPPAKTYAIETMQKLVTQ, encoded by the coding sequence TTGAAACACAAAGCTCTCGCCAGAGCAGGGCTTGCGCTGCTACTGGTTCTTGTTTTTCTGACAGCCTGCGGGCAACCGAAAGAAACGCGGGCGGATATTTTCAATCCGAATGGCATTAAGGTGATGCCGGTTCGCGATTCGTTTGGACAAATGGTCAATGTGCCGATTTCGCCGAAACGCATTGCGGTAACGGATCAGTTTGCGATGGATTATCTGAATGCGCTGGATGCACAGGTATCGCTGGCAGCCAAGCCAGCGGGCGGCAGTTACACCTTCCCCGCTTACACCGAGCAGGAGCAAAAGGATAGTCTGACTGTGATCGAGACAGCAGATGGCTCTCTTGATCCGAGCGCTTTATCCGGTTCCAAGCCGGATATGATTTTCACAGATAGCAATGATCGTGCTACTTATGATGCGCTGACCAAGATTGCACCGACCGTGTATATCGATCCAACGCTAGACTGGCGCAGTGAATTGTATATGTATAGCACATTTTTGGATCGTGATACTGCTGCCAGACAGTATATGAATGCGTACCAGAAAGATTCCAATGCTGCCAAATCGGCAATTGCTCCGGTCATTGGTTCCAGTACAGTCGCCGCAGTACAAATGCAAGATAACGCTATGCAAATCTACGGTAGCACACAGCAAGGTGTCGGTTCAGTATTGTATCAGGATCTAGCACTCAAAGCACCTATCGGCATCGACACCAGCGCGGCGTCTACTCCTGTCACAATCGCACAGCTGCAACAAATGAATCCCGATTATCTATTTATCTCCAGTGGTGTAAAAGACGATACAGCGGAAGCATGGAGCAAACGCATGGCATCGACAACAGACGGCGCAGCATGGAGCGGATTAAAAGCTGTACAAGACAAGCATGTGTATATCGTGGATGCAAGCTTCTTCAACGATACACCACCTGCCAAAACGTATGCGATTGAAACGATGCAAAAACTCGTAACGCAGTAA
- a CDS encoding caspase family protein, with amino-acid sequence MIIGINRYEHTNNLNYASNDAQGIYTILKDVYQFQEENITLLLDEEATRDNIMKSFLRLTQNHIQVDDRIIIFYAGHGYTLQGRRGDIGYLIPHNGNANDLSTLIRWDELTRNAELIRAKHMLYIMDACYSGLAIKRSLSPGSNRFLKDMLKRNARQVITSGKANEQVDDSNGPLPNHSIFTGHLIEGLNGNAALENGIITANGLMSYVYQKVSQDNYSDQTPHFGFIEGDGDFIFNFSTLSGSDVEEEKNLDYLIEIPSAIPGISTVSIEEVVEETKEFLTDIRYKIKLDDLVNHELRKTLAALSEANFPNYSYMNTPEDLVQKLNDYENTILNLRFIGSCISYWGQKEHYNSINKIIMRLIENVSPENGNTMTLSLRYYPIMIVIYSCGISAIANENYEYLAKMLTVSVEDDYNPSTQLVLKLNREFNHTTKEKFKLIPEHGRYHVAFNEYMYKFLQPSLDDLLFLGKSYEKYFDFFEIMFCLLHADLYGEDEFWGPMGRFAWKIRSGRNNPFKELLTEANSLKDEWPPIKAGLFRGSYERFTLVSQGVLKRIADLHWY; translated from the coding sequence TTGATTATTGGGATTAATCGATATGAACATACTAACAACTTGAATTATGCCTCTAACGATGCACAAGGTATATATACAATTTTAAAAGATGTTTATCAATTTCAAGAAGAAAATATAACCCTACTTTTAGATGAAGAGGCTACAAGAGATAATATTATGAAATCTTTTTTACGGCTTACACAAAATCATATTCAAGTTGATGATCGTATAATAATATTCTATGCGGGTCATGGATATACTTTGCAAGGTAGACGTGGAGATATCGGATATTTAATACCTCATAATGGAAATGCAAATGATCTTTCGACCTTGATACGTTGGGATGAACTAACGAGGAATGCTGAACTAATAAGAGCAAAACATATGCTATATATTATGGATGCATGTTATAGCGGTTTAGCTATTAAAAGATCACTATCACCAGGAAGTAATAGATTTTTAAAAGATATGCTTAAGCGAAATGCTCGTCAAGTCATCACTTCCGGTAAAGCAAATGAGCAAGTAGATGATTCAAATGGACCACTTCCAAATCACTCTATTTTTACTGGACATTTAATAGAAGGCTTAAATGGGAATGCTGCATTGGAAAATGGAATTATTACCGCCAATGGACTTATGTCATATGTTTATCAAAAAGTCTCACAAGATAATTATTCAGATCAAACTCCTCATTTTGGATTTATCGAAGGAGATGGAGACTTTATATTCAATTTCTCTACCCTTAGTGGTTCTGATGTAGAGGAGGAAAAAAATTTAGATTATTTAATTGAAATCCCTTCAGCTATTCCCGGAATAAGCACGGTCTCAATTGAAGAAGTCGTAGAAGAAACTAAAGAATTTCTTACAGATATACGCTATAAAATTAAATTAGACGATTTAGTGAATCATGAACTCAGAAAAACTTTAGCTGCTTTATCTGAAGCAAATTTCCCAAACTATTCTTATATGAATACACCAGAAGATTTAGTTCAAAAGTTAAATGATTATGAAAATACAATTTTAAACCTGAGATTTATAGGTAGTTGTATTTCCTATTGGGGACAAAAAGAACATTATAACTCAATAAACAAAATAATTATGCGATTAATAGAAAATGTTAGCCCGGAAAATGGAAATACAATGACATTATCATTAAGGTACTATCCAATTATGATAGTTATTTACTCTTGTGGTATTAGTGCAATTGCAAATGAGAACTATGAGTATTTAGCAAAAATGCTAACGGTTTCTGTAGAAGACGATTATAATCCTTCCACACAATTAGTATTAAAATTAAACCGTGAATTTAATCATACAACAAAAGAAAAATTTAAATTGATTCCAGAACATGGACGATATCACGTTGCTTTTAATGAGTATATGTACAAGTTTTTACAACCTAGTCTAGACGACTTATTATTCTTAGGTAAGAGCTACGAAAAATACTTTGATTTCTTTGAAATTATGTTTTGCCTATTGCATGCAGATCTTTATGGAGAAGATGAATTTTGGGGACCTATGGGACGTTTTGCTTGGAAGATTAGATCTGGTAGGAATAATCCTTTTAAAGAATTATTAACTGAAGCCAATTCACTTAAGGACGAATGGCCTCCTATCAAAGCCGGATTATTTAGGGGCTCTTATGAAAGGTTTACTTTAGTTTCTCAAGGTGTGCTTAAAAGAATAGCTGATTTACATTGGTACTGA
- a CDS encoding DUF6338 family protein: MIPTAAQLITIIILLVPGFLSMQVASKFSPTKKLSTFDSTVLSIIFSLIIHMIYTLAFIYLNMNWFNRLLLFFKTSIWSSSLTIFMLIYLIGLIISSVLSGYILATFKNNGRLYKLIKRIGFDYYHHENLWDEMINIYSLEKQTPLVIINYEDNSYAGWIYRASFDLEKNERKEIILAQARYKNREDTNWTALMSDLVYLNLAEAKSIEYVNGSKILKSKY; this comes from the coding sequence ATGATTCCTACAGCCGCCCAGCTTATTACAATCATAATTTTATTAGTACCAGGTTTTTTAAGTATGCAAGTTGCGTCTAAATTTTCTCCAACTAAAAAACTCTCTACTTTTGATTCTACTGTTCTCAGTATAATCTTTTCTTTAATAATTCATATGATTTATACTTTAGCATTTATTTACTTAAACATGAATTGGTTTAATAGATTACTTTTATTTTTCAAAACTTCAATTTGGTCTAGCTCTTTAACTATATTTATGTTGATTTATTTAATCGGATTGATAATCTCTTCTGTGCTTTCAGGATATATTTTAGCTACTTTTAAAAATAATGGAAGACTCTATAAATTAATAAAACGTATAGGGTTTGACTATTATCATCATGAGAATTTATGGGATGAAATGATAAACATCTATTCTTTAGAAAAACAAACTCCCCTCGTTATTATAAATTATGAAGATAATAGTTATGCTGGATGGATATATCGAGCGTCTTTTGATTTAGAGAAGAATGAACGTAAAGAAATTATACTTGCACAAGCAAGATACAAAAATCGAGAAGACACTAACTGGACTGCCCTAATGTCTGATTTGGTTTATCTTAATTTAGCAGAAGCTAAATCTATAGAGTATGTAAATGGCTCCAAAATTTTAAAATCAAAATACTAA
- the licT gene encoding BglG family transcription antiterminator LicT encodes MIIQKIFNNNAIIASDPGKREFVVMGRGIAFKKSAGEPVDKSLIEKIFVLQQKEASEKFKLLLEDVPPEYISVCYDIIEYGKNNLEGTLSDYIYVTLTDHMNNALRMYDEGIFNTNPLSWEIRRFYPKEYRVGVKALEFIESTLGKQLPEDEAANIALHLVNAELNGSSNKFSNVAVQAEKIQDILNIIKYTYNIELDEQSISYERFITHLKFFFQRLTQPHKRVLEDDFLLRQVKSKYKSAYQCMLKVEKYLSTELTDEEKLYLTIHIQRITSDTTE; translated from the coding sequence ATGATTATCCAGAAAATTTTTAATAATAATGCCATCATTGCCAGTGATCCGGGCAAACGAGAATTTGTCGTTATGGGACGTGGAATCGCTTTCAAAAAGAGCGCCGGTGAGCCGGTGGACAAGAGCCTCATTGAAAAAATCTTCGTGCTGCAACAAAAGGAAGCTTCCGAGAAATTCAAGCTACTGCTGGAGGACGTACCACCGGAATACATTTCGGTCTGCTACGACATTATCGAGTACGGCAAGAACAATTTGGAAGGTACCTTGAGCGATTACATTTATGTCACGCTCACTGACCATATGAATAACGCATTGCGGATGTATGATGAAGGCATCTTCAATACGAACCCGCTTAGCTGGGAGATTCGTCGCTTTTATCCCAAAGAATACCGGGTTGGTGTGAAGGCGCTGGAATTCATCGAATCAACACTCGGCAAACAGCTACCGGAGGACGAAGCCGCCAATATTGCACTTCATCTGGTCAACGCCGAACTGAACGGCTCTAGTAATAAGTTCAGCAATGTCGCCGTTCAGGCGGAGAAAATTCAAGACATTCTCAACATTATCAAGTACACGTACAATATTGAACTGGATGAGCAGTCGATCAGCTATGAGAGATTCATTACGCATCTGAAATTTTTCTTTCAACGGCTAACGCAGCCTCATAAACGGGTGCTAGAAGACGACTTCCTGCTTCGTCAGGTCAAAAGCAAATACAAATCCGCCTACCAGTGCATGTTGAAGGTGGAGAAATACCTGAGTACGGAACTGACGGACGAGGAGAAGCTATACCTCACCATTCATATTCAGCGAATTACCAGCGATACAACTGAATAA